The Solenopsis invicta isolate M01_SB chromosome 1, UNIL_Sinv_3.0, whole genome shotgun sequence DNA segment TTTAGTATcagtaactataaaatttaattaattactattcaACCAGAACGTTAGTTgctattactaaaaatttctctcagtgtaataaagatgaataaaattatagcgttaaaataaacattatgttgttgaacttattttattaataactttttaacaaatcacGAGCGGCAACTAAAACCTTCTGATGGTTACTTAAGATGGTGACCTTGATAccatatatcaaggtcaaaataATCGGAACTGGGTTAtttatactaaataatttccaatatttatattaattcgttatgtttcattgttttcttaCCTAGCTATTTCAAACATTCCGCAAGTATGCTGTATGAATGCTACATATATAGATGTGGTAGACATTAGCGTATTTTGAATTAGAAAAAGGTTCGCAATCAGGTGTAGAAAAATTGGATAAAAATATTCGTCGCTATCAACAAAATATTCTGTCAAAATTAGCCAATGATGCGGACGAGACTGGTTAAGTGGCGCcacaaaatcaagaaaattcggTATAAGATGCATAAAAGCGATAAATGTCGGCATAGTATAGGtcattactataattattaacacgaaattaatattgattattgcaagaaaataaaaaataaaaaaattaaatataaatacaaaaataataacatcaaCAATAACTGAAGTAATTAAATAGCACATATAGTTGGGAACATAGAATAgtctttaactttattaaattacactaaaaaaatgATCTTGATAGTACCACAATTTTttggctgcaaaaaattaactaaggtaAATAAATGATTAGTACATTTTGTGATGTCGTATATATTTGGTACTTAATCAATCTAAATGACAGAGACGGAATTTATATCTAAACTCTTTgtgaaaacttgaaaaaataatttctgtgGTACTTATTCACGTTTAAAtcaatcatatttattataaaatttaattgtataattggtaataagatttaaattttctagacaatattattaaattttgctgtaAATTCTATACGtaacaaatcatattttaacagatacaaaaaatagtgataaatttttgttgtgatacttaaaaatttatctacatcagcaaaacattttttgagtGTACTTAAATTTCTAaagcaataaactttatattcaaaACAAGTTATAATAAGAAAGATACAAGTTTTGGAAGTTTAGATATATTAAGTAAAactaaaatatgatttatataataacaatatattttacaattcgTAAAATAGCTTAATAAGGCTCTGTCAATATTACCTGCAAATATCTGTGAATAAAATGCTCCAGTATAagtatgttttttaattatttcatattctaCTTCATTTCTTATTGTATTCCAATCATACTTTATCATCtccattaacttttttatctatAGTGaacaaaatacataattttttcaattaataacaATGCTTAAATCTTAAACTAGTACATTTGTTTTTAAGTAtgtattgtttttaaacattatgtCTACTGCAATTTTTTAAcgtatatacaatttatttattccaaaatataataatgatcctataataattttattatattactttataacttcactttttattaacgtgtgtagagataaattttttttaaataaataaataaaaattatgtaatcttAGTAGTGAACCTATATGCttataactttttcaaaatttaataaatttatggataaatttaaatataaattttaaaaatattgtcgaATAATATTGCATGTAATATAGTGTAATTAATATGACTTACTGATTTGATTTTCGCCCAATATGTGGTATATTTCAAGATAACAATGAGACAAGGAAATATGAATGATAAAACTTCAACAAGAAGATCCAAATTATATTCCAATGTAAGAAATGTAAATAACTGAAAGTtgcttgatataaaatataattttacattgtaaacataaaaatacaaaatcaaaatataatacgtAGTCGTTAAattggtttaatttttaatttattaatttttaatgataccTGAACTATTATGCAAGATAAAAAACTAAGTAAGCAAAACATTCTTTGAATTCGGACATGCCACTTATTTTGGTACGGCCATAGCCCGACAGATGATAACATTATCCGGTTAAGCGTAAAGTATCGACTACCATCGAAGTCCATTTCTGCGACACAACTGAGAGAATATTTCGAACCAAAAGGAAAAGGGAATGATAGTTGTTTCATTATGCATGACCATTATTGCAGCGCGACAAAAAGATAGGAGAATTGTTTGTAGAAGCCAAGGGATAAAAGTTGTGACGATTAGAGTGGTATATTACCGTGAAATAGtagtaaattacataattacataattactgTTAGATCGCACCATTCCTATTTTTTGTAAAGTCaatgtaaatttcttttacatttattataaacgcAAGAGGGTGCATAACTTAAAATATGATATTGATCGTAAGTTGATTACACACTTTCGCAATTCCTTTTTTTAGTATGGTTGTACAAATACTTTCAATATTTGCCTTATATCATTTAGTCTTTCGTTACAaaagaataatgattaaaatatttttaataaattctttatataaaaacagttaattcattaatttaaaaaaaatttctatattgcaatttaaactaataaaaataatacgattAACTTCCTTACTAAAATAGTTAACAATTGTTATTAACATCGTATTTGTTtctcttttaattaaacaaCTATGCATTTAGATTTTATGTGTGCCATAAAATTTTACACCACACCAAAATTAATGTAAGTCAAACAAACAGTATAAATTTCTGACGCAGATGCTATATTCTCAGATATTTTGTGTACTTTTATCATccattatatttgaagtaactactatattgcaaaatataatactCACAATTAAACATTAAGCTTGTTCGTGCTATTTGCACTTTTTGCATTtagaattttcattttttctttcccCAAAAGTATACTTATCTTGTTTTAAGTGCAAAACTCTTAGAGATTTTAAACAACAGATTAGAAAATCTAAGCAATGCGGAAAATATTGTTCTGATATTTTGATGGTTTTTCACTATGATGcaatttgttataaaactattatactaaataaataaaattactcaaataaaattcttcattgATACAACTAAAAAACCATTACATAAATCGATTGCATATACATATCCttgattatttttgaaatataataagtaaCATTTTTCGTAGAAGCAAAAGAGTACGCGAACAAACATGTTTTGTGTTTGTTCCGCGTATAGGCGACATATAGATGTCTATGCGTATATGCGACATATGGATATCTATTGCGttctattattttcatttctcGGGCTATCAATTATCATAAGTTAGTCTTAAAAACCGCATTTAACGTGCTCAGATGCTTTGTTATTATTCATAtagcttaaaaatatttgccaagacaa contains these protein-coding regions:
- the LOC120359044 gene encoding uncharacterized protein LOC120359044 isoform X1, which translates into the protein MKQLSFPFPFGSKYSLSCVAEMDFDGSRYFTLNRIMLSSVGLWPYQNKWHVRIQRMFCLLSFLSCIIVQLFTFLTLEYNLDLLVEVLSFIFPCLIVILKYTTYWAKIKSIKKLMEMIKYDWNTIRNEVEYEIIKKHTYTGAFYSQIFAVMTYTMPTFIAFMHLIPNFLDFVAPLNQSRPHHWLILTEYFVDSDEYFYPIFLHLIANLFLIQNTLMSTTSIYVAFIQHTCGMFEIASYRIEHALNNYKQRNLMFGRRCSTCTKIISAVDIHRRVIEFFEFLKETFIVMYFFLLGLGIASLTVSLYRAVITKGIIKNIMPITCVFIHIFYFIFVTYSGQKVLNHSNDFLLRTYNSNWYMMPLHSQKLMLFVIKRSLKNCILLVGGIFVASLEGFATVILFFSFFNNDVTTYVPTSLQMHILF
- the LOC120359044 gene encoding uncharacterized protein LOC120359044 isoform X2 — its product is MKQLSFPFPFGSKYSLSCVAEMDFDGSRYFTLNRIMLSSVGLWPYQNKWHVRIQRMFCLLSFLSCIIVQLFTFLTLEYNLDLLVEVLSFIFPCLIVILKYTTYWAKIKSIKKLMEMIKYDWNTIRNEVEYEIIKKHTYTGAFYSQIFAVMTYTMPTFIAFMHLIPNFLDFVAPLNQSRPHHWLILTEYFVDSDEYFYPIFLHLIANLFLIQNTLMSTTSIYVAFIQHTCGMFEIASYRIEHALNNYKQRNLMFGRRCSTCTKIISAVDIHRRVIEFFEFLKETFIVMYFFLLGLGIASLTVSLYRAVITKGIIKNIMPITCVFIHIFYFIFVTYSGQKVLNHSNDFLLRTYNSNWYMMPLHSQKLMLFVIKRSLKNCILLVGGIFVASLEGFATSMSLSLSYFMVLYSVR